The region GACCAAAAGCTGAGTTACGGTGTCTTGATGCACCAGAAAGTTGAACGGTCTGTCACGCCTAAATTCTTATTTCTTTATCTCTTAAATTTGAAAACAGGTGATGTAAACATACGAGAAAGTTGAGGTGGGATATTTTGATTAAACAAATATTCTTTTTATTACCGATAGTTATGCTCAACTCACTTTGAGATAAGTATTTCTTGGTTTTCCAAGATATCCTTAGCTCGATTTTTATCCTCCCCTTAGGCCTGTCAGAATTTATCACCGTTTATCCATCATAAGTAATCATTGTCATAAGCTGAATTTTTCTTAAAAGTTAAATTGCTGGAGTTTGTGAATTTTGTTACAAAATGTTACGCTGTTGCAATGTGCAGCTTGACAACAGGGGCAATGCTTTTATTGTAGAGCCACCCTCCATTTATTCTGGCTAGTTAAGCTACCCTTCGAAAAAGTTATCCTCCTTTATTTCGATAATAATCCTTTCGTGAGCACCATTGTTGAGAAACTAACATTGCATCCTGCAACGTTAGTTTGTTTGTTTATTTATAATAAAAGTTAATCGTTCTGGTAGGTTAGAGGTAAATCTCTTTTGGCACTGATTTTGATTATAAGCTGTCAAGAATATTTGTTTTAAATAGCAAACCTAAAGCTAGGATAAGGAGATTGATGTGATGGGTGCAAGTTTTATAACGGACATAGAGACGGCTGAGAAAGTATTAAACGATGCCAAAAGAAAAATATTGGTTGTATCTACTTATCCATACCATGGCGATAAAAATATTTTTCAGGTCATTAACCTGGCTTCGAGGCTAGATAAAGAAGTAGTGTTTATGTCGGTAGATAATATATCCCGGCTTTATGATTACAAGAGACAAAGACAAAGATATATCAAAAAGTATGAAGAACGAGCAAAAAGAAATTTTTGTCGTTGTGATAAGTTGTGTAAATCATTTGGTGTTAATGTGTATTATTTGGTTGTGCATGATAACTTGGACAAAATACTCTCGCGCATATGCAAAGCAGTCAAGCTTATTGATATGATTGTTTTAGAGCCAGATATAGATATTTATAGTATTACAAGTAAACTTCCTGTGCATTTATACAGTATCCATGTATTGTCTGATATAGATATACAGGGATACGAAGTTGATAGTTGTAGAGAAAATATAAAAAACAAAAAAGAAGAAGATAGAGGTGGTGCCATGTTTCTAAAACTTAAAAGAAAAAGAAAGAAGAAAAAGGAAGTGGAAGAGAAAGAGCATTTAAACAAGCCTACAGCGCAGCAATCATGTGAAGAAAACAAAATTTTGGTGGTTAGCAAAGATTCTTCATTTACCCAGGCTATTATCGAGTATGCTGTGCACATGGCTTCTAAGTTAAATGCCAAGATTGTCGCTCTAAATTTAGATGAAAAGTCTCAGAATTTTGAGGCATTTAAAAAGCAGGCAAGAGAAGCTGCTTTGGTGTTTCAAGCTAAGGCAGGAGAGAGAGGGGTAGGATTTTCTCATCTTGTAGCCGAGGGTGAGGAGAGTGCTGTTATTCGTCAATTGCATGCTAAAGATAAAGCGATGAAGTATATTATTGATGATTCTCCGACCTATATAGAAAAGGGACAACATTTTCCTGTTTATTGTCGTCTTCAGGTATAGACTTGCAGTTTCTAGCTTTGAGAGTCTGTGTCCAAACCTTACTTAAGAGGGGAATTTTTCATAATTTTTTTTCAATCCTGATTTCTAATCTGGTAGTCAAAATGGGGTTTGGCCACAGACTCTTAAGTGAGGGATGTGGACTTTCGGATCCTGACTCTGGTTTGACTGAAAACTTAACTTGAAGGGGGATTGTATGACCTTTGAGATGATTTTGGTTATGGGGGTGCTTTTTGTAGCTATCCTTATGTTTATTTTTGAGTGGGTACGTGTTGATGTAGTGGGCATTATCATGATGGTTGTTTTGCCTCTTCTTGGCTTGGTTACTCCTAAGGAGGCTATAAGCGGCCTGAGTAGTAACGCTGTTGTCTCTATTATTGCCGTAATTATTATTGGCGCAGGACTGGATAAGACTGGAGTTATGAATTCTCTGGCTCGTCTTATTTTGAAGTTTGCTGGCAAGAGCGAAAGCAGGATTATTGCCCTAATTTCAGGAACTGTCGCCTTCATATCTAGTTTTATGCAAAATATTGGAGCAGCAGCTTTATTTTTACCTGCGGTGCGCAGAATAGCAAGGCAAACCAACATTCCGGTTCCGCGCATCCTCATGCCAATGGGCTTTTGCGCTATCATTGGCGGGTGTATTACCTTGGTTGGCTCCAGCCCCCTTATTTTACTGAATGATTTAATGAAGGTGGTTGGAGATTATCAACCATTTGGACTTTTTAGTGTTACCCCGCTTGGTCTCGCTCTTACAGCGGCAGGCATATTATATTTTATTTTTTTGGGAAGGTATATTTTACCTGCCAAGGCCAGTGAAGAAAAATACGGTCCGTTGTCTCCAGTCTTGGCAAAGACATACGGAGAAATTGGTGATTTGTATGAACTTCATATCCCCGATAGTTTTAAGGAGCAGAGCTTAAAGGCTATTGACTTACGGCCGCTCTATTTTTGTACTGTAGTGGCAATAGCCAAGGGCACAACGCGTCAGAGAGTTTTTGCCCCTGAGCCAGATGAATTCCTGGGGCCTGGGGATGATATCGCCGTGGTCGGGCCGCGTGAGCTGGTAGAAAAACTCGCTCAAGATTACGGATGGAAATTAAAAAAGGAGCTAGAGGTTTTTGCCGAAGACCTTTCCCCTAACAACGCTGGTATTATGGAAGCTATTGTTACTCCTCGTTCACAACTGGTTCACCATACTTTAAAGGAATTTAAGTTTCGTCGTCGTTTTGGTGTAAACCCGATGGCCATTTTTCGCAGAGACAAGATATTTATTAGCGGTATTTCGGACATAGAGTTGTTGCCTGGTGATGCGCTTTTGTTGTTTGGACGTTGGGAAAAATTTCATTTCCTAAAAGAAAAACCGGATTTTGCTTTTACAGAACCAGTGAAAGGGGAAATTATTAATACGGAAAAGGCCAAGTGGGCCCTTGGTTGCCTGGTTGTGTCTCTTGTTATGATTTTGGGCTTTCATGTGCAACTTTCAATTGCTTTGCTGACCGGTGCCTTGGGCATGGTGATTACCAAAGTCTTGACGATTGATGAGGCATATGATTCAGTTGACTGGATGACTGTTTTTCTTCTGGGGGGCCTTATTCCTTTGGGCGTAGCTTTTCAGAATACTGGGGCAGCTAAGTTTATAGCAGATTCGATTATGTCAGCATTAGGAAGTGTTTCTCCCCTTACATTATTTATTGTTATTGGTCTATTGACTTCATTCTTTACCCTTGTTGTTTCCAATGTGGGATGTACCGTATTAATGGTTCCTCTTTCCATGAATATGGCTATTAAGGCGGGAGCCGATCCAAGAATCGCCGCATTGGTAGTGGCTGTTGCGGCCTCCAATACTTTTGTCTTACCTACCCATCAGGTGAATGCCTTGATTATGCGGCCAGGTGGATATCGTACTATTGATTATGTAAAGGCAGGATCTGGTATGACCATCCTTTACCTAGTAGTAATGATAGCTGGGTTGGCTTTATTTTATGGTTTCTAAGGCTATCTAACTTAAGTTTGTACCGGCATGGCCGCTAAATGCCATGCCGGCGCGTAAGGATAGGGTTTTGTTCACATGTCTTTATCTTATAAAAAATAAGTGGAGCTATGTATGTTGGTTTCTAAAATCATGCAAACAGAACTTGTGTTGGCTGATATGGAAAGTGATTTTGTGACACTTTTATGCAAGATTAGTAACTTATCGCCAAGACAAATTTACGTAGTTGATGATCAACTAAAATTGCAGGGGATAATTACTGGGTATGATTTGTTAAAGGTGGTATTGCCTGAATATATAGATTCAAATTTATTACGTTCAATTAGAGACCAGAAAATTGATGATTATCTTTTAAAATGTATTGACCATATAAAAGAGAAAAAAGCCAGTGAAATTATGGTTCGTGACTTTACTTATTTAAAAGAAACAGATCATGCTATGGAGGCTGAGGCTTTGATTGTTGAAAAAAGAATTAATGCTTTACCTGTACTAGATGAGAATGGAAAAATTCTTGGAGAAGTGCACAGACGTGATATTTTGAATTATATAGCCAGGCTTTGCTGTAAATAATAGACTGATATGAGAAAAAAATATTAGCAAGATTTTATATCCAGCATATTTTGTTAAACTTTTTTTTGTCCATAGTTTTTTGGGTCTTCAATCTTGGTTTTTATGGGAGTGCATCCGTTGGTTCTTCCAGATTGGGAGTTGGGATGCTTTAACCTCCCATTTTTTTGTGAAATAAGTATAGTAATTGGGGAATCCAGATATAGTTAAGTGATATTTAGGGAGGGAATAAATGTTTTGGACGGCGACCTTAATATTTGTCATTTCATATGCGGTAATTGTATCTGAAAAGATACATAAAACCAAGGTGGCGCTGTTTGGAGCTGCCCTGGTTTTAATTACAAAAATCCTTTTGCAACACGAGGCTCTGCACGACATTGAGCTTGGTGTAGATTGGAACGTTATCTTTTTGCTCATTTCAATGATGATCATCATCAATGTTATGACCAAAACAGGGGTTTTTCAATATGTAGCCATCAAATCTGCCAAGGTAGCCAAAGGAGAGCCATATACCATAATGGCCATCTTTGCCGTGATTACTGCCATTGGTTCGGCCTTTCTGGACAATGTAACCACTGTTCTTCTTCTGGCTCCGGTAACTCTGTTAATTGCAGAACAACTGGAAGTGGACCCGGTCCCTTACCTGATTACCGAGGCCCTGGCTTCAAATATTGGCGGGACTGCCACGTTAATTGGTGACCCCCCAAATATCATGATCGCATCTAAAGCGGGTCTGAACTTTATGGACTTTATTGTCCATCTTACCCCGGCCATTATTATCATCTTTGTTATCTGGATGCTTTGCTGGAAAATCATTTTTGGCAAGCGTCTTCATGTTAAGCAGGAAAACAGAGAGCGCGTCATGGCCATGAATGAAAACGAGCTTATCAAAAATCCTGTCCTGCTCAAAAAATCACTCTTTGTTCTAGCCTTAACCATTACTGGTTTTATCCTGCATGGGGTATTTCACTACGAACCAGCCACAGTAGCCTTGATGGGTGCAGCCACATTGTTGCTTATTTCCGGAGAAGAGCCGCATGAAATCCTGGCCGAAGTGGAATGGCCAACCATTTTCTTTTTTATTGGCCTGTTCATCATAATTGGCGGCACGGTCAAAGTCGGACTTATTGAACTCATGTCGCAAAAAATGATCCAAATAACCAACCCCCAACCGGATAACATGTTCACCCTTTCCATGGTGATGGTCTGGTTCTCTGCAATTGCCTCAGCTATTGTGGACAATATCCCCTTTGTGGCCACTATGAATCCATTGCTCATTGATATGGTCCACAAGGTTTACGGTTTAACTGACGCTGCAACAATGGAGCACATCCAGCACGCAGCCATGATGCCGGTCTGGTGGGCCTTGGCCTTAGGTGCTTGTCTTGGGGGTAATGGTTCTCCCATTGGGGCCTCCGCCAATGTTATTGTTGTTGGTATGAGCGAAAAGGCAGGGCATAAAATAACCTTTGTTCGCTTTTTAAAATATGGTGTGCCAGTAACGGTTTTGACTATTGTTATATCTATGCTTTATATTTATGTACGGTATTATGTGTTGGGTTGGGTATAAAAAGCGATTTATTGCCGTATTTTTGTAAGTGATAGGCTAAAAAAATAAATGTGAATGGTTAATTCCTGTTTTTTGCTAGTTATAAATGTTATTGTACGTGTTTTGATGTTGTGAGCTTAATAAAAATTGAACAAGACTAACATAATAAATAAGTTACTCAGCTTTCTGAGTTAATTTGCGAGCGCATTTTCTTCAATGCTAACAAAGACTTGGACAGATCTAAGGCTTGCTTGCGGGCTGTGCATAATGGGGTTAGTCAATAGAATATTATTTAATGCTTTTTCTGTTGTTATGATGGGTTTCGAAAGTTCGATGGAATAACCTCCCTATGCACAGCACTTCCGCAATCTTCGCCAAGATGTGTTACCCAACCCGTTTGTAATGCATTTCAGAAAATGCTCTCTTCAATTGTGTAGTAATTTGAGGATGTTAATCATGTCAGCAAGTTGAGTAAGTTATCATCAACACCTAAAGAGACTGTGGCCAAACTTTACTTAAGAGGCCAAATTTTCATCAATCCTGATTTCTTTCATGCTGGTGCAAATGCCTGGACCCATCTATAGTTTGCTTGCGAGCAGAGCATGAAGGGATACTTTGGGTAAACAAATAGGCTTTTAATTATACTCAAGTTGAGCGATTTTCAGTCAATGGGTGAGATTGCCACGGACAGCTTCGCTGCCCTCGCAATGACAATCTCGCTCCTGTCATGGCGAGCGGAACAAAGTGAAGCGAAGCAATTTCAAGGTTTGAACTGCAAAAAAATCGCTCAATTTACACGATAGATAGTTATAGTAAGGCCCGTAAGGTAGTTAACTTTGTCGCCCCGATGCTCTGCTTATCCTCAAGCTTCGTCCCGCACCCATTTTGACTGAGTATCTGAAAAGCGATGAGCATCGATGGTTTTAAAGTTAATTTTTTGCTTTGTCACAAAATTTGCTGAAAATGGGCGCGGGATTACCCTGCCCTTTGCAATGCATTCAAGAAACCAGGATTTTCAATCATAGTAGTGAAATGGGGTTTGGCCACGGACTCTAAAATGTAATATTTCCTCAAAAAACGGGGGGATTTAGGGGTTCCTGTTATTATGTTTTTTAGAAAAAAAAATCGTATTATAGAAACGGACTTGCCATCAACGCCTCCACAGGAACTCTTGCGTTTGGATCCCTTGGAAAGCTTAAAGAAGAAGGTTGAAGAAGCAAATCTGACTTTCCCAGCCAAGGATGCTGTCAGAAATGAATTGCGTAAGCTAGAGAAAACAGATCCTGCCTTACCAGACTATACGATTGGCCTTAATTACATTGACTTCGTCCTCAGTTTACCGTGGCAAAAAAGTACACCTGACCGTTTTGATCTTCTTTCTGTAGAGCAAATTCTACAAAAAACTCATTACAGTTTGCGGGAGGTAAAGGAGAGGGTACTGGATTTTCTGGCATCCAAGGTTTTACACCAACTTAATCATAGTCATATTTTGGTGGTAGATGATGAAGAAATAACCCGTTCCAACTTAAAATATGCCTTGAGCAAAGATGGATATAATGTTTTAACCGCGGCTAATGGCAGCGAAGCCCTTGATATACTCAACAAATGCAGGATCGATGTATTAATCTCAGACCTTAAAATGGAACAGATCAACGGGGAACAACTTTTGGAAGAGGTGAAGAGAGTATCTCCCTCTACCCGTTTTATTATGATCACTGGGTATGCAACCGTTGACTCTGCTGTATCGATCTTAAAAAAGGGAGCTGTGCATTATTTACGCAAGCCCGTTGATTTGAACGAACTGCGAAAATGTGTGAGGATGGCTTTAGATTACTCTTCGGCTTATATTGCCAGAGGAACTGTCCTTTGCTTTGCCGGGCCTCCAGGTACAGGCAAGACCTCAATAGGCCAGACTATTGCCCAAGCCATGGGCAGAAAATTTATTTGTTTTTCAATGGCCGGTTTGCGTGATGAAGCAGAACTTAAAGGACACCGTAGAACTTATATTGGTGCCATGCCAGGCCGCATTATCAGTGAAATAAAAAAGGCCGGTGTGAACAACCCTGTTATTATGCTTGATGAGGTCGATAAACTCGGTACTGACTTTAGAGGATATGCTTCTGCTGTTTTACTGGAAATTTTAGATCCTGCTCAGAACCATAACTTTATTGATTTTTTTCTGGACGTTCCTTTTGATCTTTCTAAAGTTTTTTTTATCGCAACGGCCAATGAAATAGAGCGCTTGCCAAGGCCATTGCTGGATCGAATGGAAGTAATCTATTTCCCCAGTTATTCAGAAGAAGAAAAAATAGCTATAGCCAAACATCATCTTGTCCCTCGACAGCTTAAAGAATGTGGGCTCGCTATTGGTGACGTAATGTTTCAGGAAGATGCTCTCCAGGAAGTTATTCGGAGTTACACACAGGAGGCAGGGTTAAGGGAGTTGGAACGTCAGATAGCCAAAATTTGTCGTAAATTAGCCAGGAAAAAATTGAGACGGGAAGAAAACTCTTTTCTTATCGACAAGGAGGAAGTGTATCGTCTTCTGGGACCGAAAAGAGTTTACAGGCCTTTATTAAAACCGAAGCAACGTGTTGGAGTAGCCAGGGGACTGGTCTGGTCTGAATTTGGAGGCGAGGTGATTTTGGTTGAGGCCTGTAGAATGCAGGGCAATAAGCAGCTTTTGCTTACTGGTTCCCTTGGACGTGTCTTGCGAGAGTCTGCCCGGATTGCCCTTAGCTTTATTCGTACAAATGCCAGTCAGCTTAAATTAGCGCCGGATTTTTTTGCCAACTCTGATATCCATGTACATATTCCAGCAGGTAGTGTGCCCAAAGATGGTCCTTCTGCAGGGCTGACTATCGTCATGGCCTTGATCTCGTTACTTGCCGATATACCTATATTTAGTGATGTGGCTATTTCGGGAGAGATAACTTTAAGCGGAGAAGTTATGGCTGTAAGCGGTTTGCGCGATAAACTTCTTGCAGCTAAAAGAGCGGGAATAAATAAAGTTATTTTGCCTTTAGCTAATAAGGAAAATGTATTATATATGTCAGATGATGTTAAAAAGGGGCTGGAAATTGTCTTTGTAGATGAGATCTTGGATGCTGTCCCTTATGTTTTAAGTCGATAGGTGCAATTGTAATTCAAGAATGATTCATCAATGTGGTTAGTGTCAACCGTTGCTAGTATTT is a window of Desulfovulcanus ferrireducens DNA encoding:
- a CDS encoding CBS domain-containing protein, which encodes MLVSKIMQTELVLADMESDFVTLLCKISNLSPRQIYVVDDQLKLQGIITGYDLLKVVLPEYIDSNLLRSIRDQKIDDYLLKCIDHIKEKKASEIMVRDFTYLKETDHAMEAEALIVEKRINALPVLDENGKILGEVHRRDILNYIARLCCK
- a CDS encoding SLC13 family permease; amino-acid sequence: MTFEMILVMGVLFVAILMFIFEWVRVDVVGIIMMVVLPLLGLVTPKEAISGLSSNAVVSIIAVIIIGAGLDKTGVMNSLARLILKFAGKSESRIIALISGTVAFISSFMQNIGAAALFLPAVRRIARQTNIPVPRILMPMGFCAIIGGCITLVGSSPLILLNDLMKVVGDYQPFGLFSVTPLGLALTAAGILYFIFLGRYILPAKASEEKYGPLSPVLAKTYGEIGDLYELHIPDSFKEQSLKAIDLRPLYFCTVVAIAKGTTRQRVFAPEPDEFLGPGDDIAVVGPRELVEKLAQDYGWKLKKELEVFAEDLSPNNAGIMEAIVTPRSQLVHHTLKEFKFRRRFGVNPMAIFRRDKIFISGISDIELLPGDALLLFGRWEKFHFLKEKPDFAFTEPVKGEIINTEKAKWALGCLVVSLVMILGFHVQLSIALLTGALGMVITKVLTIDEAYDSVDWMTVFLLGGLIPLGVAFQNTGAAKFIADSIMSALGSVSPLTLFIVIGLLTSFFTLVVSNVGCTVLMVPLSMNMAIKAGADPRIAALVVAVAASNTFVLPTHQVNALIMRPGGYRTIDYVKAGSGMTILYLVVMIAGLALFYGF
- a CDS encoding SLC13 family permease, with translation MFWTATLIFVISYAVIVSEKIHKTKVALFGAALVLITKILLQHEALHDIELGVDWNVIFLLISMMIIINVMTKTGVFQYVAIKSAKVAKGEPYTIMAIFAVITAIGSAFLDNVTTVLLLAPVTLLIAEQLEVDPVPYLITEALASNIGGTATLIGDPPNIMIASKAGLNFMDFIVHLTPAIIIIFVIWMLCWKIIFGKRLHVKQENRERVMAMNENELIKNPVLLKKSLFVLALTITGFILHGVFHYEPATVALMGAATLLLISGEEPHEILAEVEWPTIFFFIGLFIIIGGTVKVGLIELMSQKMIQITNPQPDNMFTLSMVMVWFSAIASAIVDNIPFVATMNPLLIDMVHKVYGLTDAATMEHIQHAAMMPVWWALALGACLGGNGSPIGASANVIVVGMSEKAGHKITFVRFLKYGVPVTVLTIVISMLYIYVRYYVLGWV
- a CDS encoding S16 family serine protease, encoding MFFRKKNRIIETDLPSTPPQELLRLDPLESLKKKVEEANLTFPAKDAVRNELRKLEKTDPALPDYTIGLNYIDFVLSLPWQKSTPDRFDLLSVEQILQKTHYSLREVKERVLDFLASKVLHQLNHSHILVVDDEEITRSNLKYALSKDGYNVLTAANGSEALDILNKCRIDVLISDLKMEQINGEQLLEEVKRVSPSTRFIMITGYATVDSAVSILKKGAVHYLRKPVDLNELRKCVRMALDYSSAYIARGTVLCFAGPPGTGKTSIGQTIAQAMGRKFICFSMAGLRDEAELKGHRRTYIGAMPGRIISEIKKAGVNNPVIMLDEVDKLGTDFRGYASAVLLEILDPAQNHNFIDFFLDVPFDLSKVFFIATANEIERLPRPLLDRMEVIYFPSYSEEEKIAIAKHHLVPRQLKECGLAIGDVMFQEDALQEVIRSYTQEAGLRELERQIAKICRKLARKKLRREENSFLIDKEEVYRLLGPKRVYRPLLKPKQRVGVARGLVWSEFGGEVILVEACRMQGNKQLLLTGSLGRVLRESARIALSFIRTNASQLKLAPDFFANSDIHVHIPAGSVPKDGPSAGLTIVMALISLLADIPIFSDVAISGEITLSGEVMAVSGLRDKLLAAKRAGINKVILPLANKENVLYMSDDVKKGLEIVFVDEILDAVPYVLSR
- a CDS encoding universal stress protein, with translation MGASFITDIETAEKVLNDAKRKILVVSTYPYHGDKNIFQVINLASRLDKEVVFMSVDNISRLYDYKRQRQRYIKKYEERAKRNFCRCDKLCKSFGVNVYYLVVHDNLDKILSRICKAVKLIDMIVLEPDIDIYSITSKLPVHLYSIHVLSDIDIQGYEVDSCRENIKNKKEEDRGGAMFLKLKRKRKKKKEVEEKEHLNKPTAQQSCEENKILVVSKDSSFTQAIIEYAVHMASKLNAKIVALNLDEKSQNFEAFKKQAREAALVFQAKAGERGVGFSHLVAEGEESAVIRQLHAKDKAMKYIIDDSPTYIEKGQHFPVYCRLQV